GAGTCCAACTTTCATCATCACTTAAGAGTGACATACGATGAAGATGGTCAGAATAGCCCGTATAAGCACCCACATCAACAAGCTGAGTCGTCAATACGATTCGGCTTCCCATATCATCATCCGGAAACACCATCTTCATTTCATCCCAAGCAGCAGTATCCCAAATATCATCTATAACAAGTAGATACCTCCGACCCTTTAAGTTCTTGTACACATGAAGTTTTAGTTGATCATCACTCTCTCGACGAGTCTCATCAGTTAATTTTTCCATAGAATCTAGAACACTTAACAGGAAGTCTCGTACGCAATACGATTGAGATACAGTGGCCAATGCACGGATGTCGAAGTGATATACACAACAGAGGGGTCAGTGTAAACACAGTTTGCTAGAGTAGTCTTGCCGATTCCTCCCATTCCAACAACGGAGATGACTTTCAGTTTAGATTTATATGCATTCAAAACCTGTTCCTTGATTTGCATCAAGTGATTGTCGAATTCAAACACTACGGTATTTCTAATTCTGGAACCAATCATACCATATTATGATAAACCTGAACGAAAAGAATTCCGAGATTGAAAATCATCCCTCCAAGAAAATTTCTCAAACACCTCTGCCTCATGCTGAGTTATGGAATCACTTTCTCGTTTCAAGTTCAATCCCAGTTGCTCCTTAATCTGTGCCACCAGTACCACTACAGAATCAATTTTTTCGGTTGCGAGCTTAACAAGAAGACATCTGAGGGCCATACCCTTCTCAAAATGGTGCTCAGACTTGTCGTTTTCCAAAGCAGCAGCAACCAGCGGCAGAAGATAATTTGCTGCATTAACCTCGAATGATGAAAAACTCCCCCTGGTAAATAGATTGGTTGAATAAAGATCAACGAAATCTTGCGCTTGATATGCTTCATCTCTTATTCGTCTTTCCAAACAAGCGATCATTTCATGGCTTTCGGGGCCTCTCCAACACATATCCTCcgaaaatattacaaaatactctgtttctttttttttattttcaaaaacacacacataaaattatataattacatAATGTATTATATAACCGAACTTAATTAATTCGATAAAcataatacaataaaacatgtattaaactcaatttatttaaaataatacattttttttGACACGACAAACATAAACGACAAGATACAACATTCATaatataaacataaaatataaatcacgACAAACATAAACGACAAGATACAACATTCATaatataaacataaaatataaatcacgACAAACATAAACGACACATATGGTTTAAAGAACAACAAATAAATTGAccattaaaaatactaatattcCGAAATACTATACTCCTCCCACAAATGGTCAATAataaagtaattaaaataaattaactaagtataaaaattatttaacattaaaattaattaaataaataatttgaaatatggagcaaaacaaatacataaaaatacaaaaggACTATTTTGCAATTGTTAGGCCATCTCCAACCCATATCCTCTATTTTTTATGCTCTATCCTCCAAAATAGAGATATGTGATCTCTATTTTTAAAAACCTTCTCCAACCCATATCCtctaaaaatattacaaaatactccatttctttttttttttcattttcaaaaacacacacatataattatataattacatAATGTATTATATAACCGAACTTAATTAATTCGATAAAcataatacaataaaacatgtattaaacccaatttatttaataatacattttttttatacgACTAACATAAACGACAAGATACAACATTCATAATacaaacataaaatataaatcacgACAAACATAAACGACACATATGATTTAAAGAACAACACATTAATTGAtcattaaaaatactaatattcCGAAGTACTGTACTCCTCCCACAAATGGTcaataataaaacaattaaaataaattaactaagtaTAAAAATTATCgatttaacattaaaattaattaaataaataatttgaaatataataatataaaatggagcaaaacaaatacataaaaatacaaaaagactATCTTGCAATTGTTATGATGGCATTTCAGTAATTTGGTGGAATCTCCGTATTGATCTTCAAATGAATAGTAATCCTCCAAAAATGGAGGATCACTATTGCAATCTCCAAAATGGAGATTGCATTTGGAGTTGGGTTGGAGTACCAACCCATACTCCATTTTGGAGATTTACTCCAAAATAGAGATGGGTTGGAGATGCTCTTACGATGGCATTTCAGTAATTTGATGGAATCTCCATATTGATCTTCAAATGGAGGATCACTATTGCAATATTCAAAATAGAGATTGCATTTGGAGTTGGGTTGGAGCACCAATCAAGAATCCAAGTTTTTCACGGAGAGATTCAATATTTTGCTTCTCATAAGGTGATACATGTCGATCATGGAACAACAAGATTTGCTCAAGAGTCCGCTGGAGAGAAATAACAGCAGCATAAGCCATATCCAATCTACAACGAGAAAGTTAGCTTTATTTGCAGATCAATCGACAAAAAGCAGAAAATCATCAAATGAACGAGTTTTTGAGCAAGTACAACACATGGGTTTTTCGCATTGGTCTACACTGACTGAAAATCTTGGTCAGTTGAGAATTTCTCGAAGAAGAAAGAAGTGCAAACTACGAACAACGGAGCTacgaatttatatatatatatatatattgtgtttATTTGACTGGTTCGAAGTATCAACGCCATTTACGTTTACCAACAAATATGGTTCTACAAGTTTCTATTTTCCTATATTCTAATaatctatattttattttaacatataattgaTTTATAACGTGAGATGAATCAATCTGAttttatttaatcataaaaaataatgttcttgtcataaaaaacaatattaatTCGTGAGACAAATTCATGTTTTTACATGTTATTAAAAGGACTCAACATTTCTACTACACATAATCTCTAATTTCATCATATCTCATCAGACTCTCTTCTCATCGTGCAAATAATCTGGGGATAGAAGAGAACCTCAGTTATGTCGAGACTCTAGCACTAGATATCAGACGACTTCTAGCTCCTCAGAGAAGCCCTACTCTTAGTCATGCTCAACGTTCTGCGAATTGTGTTGTTCACGTCATTGTATCTTTTGTTTGTTCGTCTCATTTTCCTTTTGTTTGGGAGTGTAGAAATGTTTCTTTTTGATTAATTGATCTTATAatcaaagatattttttttcaataaattacaaGAGTTTTTACCTTAAAAAAATATGCTGGACTTCGATAGTTTTCAACAAATATAttatcatatataataaataatataataattgtaTATTACATGAAGTTAAAGTTTAGGTTGaaatcatattcatgcatggatCGAATGGACATTCTCATTGAAATTTTAAAGAACTTATGGTGGTTAATCTATAATAAACATTCTTAatacaattaattatttataaaaaatataaatatatatatatatataatttatgcaaataattattattataacggTTTTAAGATAAAGTAACtgtaaaaaaaacaagaagaaaaaagatctaaattttgaataagataaaataacaaaattttgaatattttatgCGGAACGTGTCTTATGGTAATAGGTTTGCAAAAAGACAAAAACGTACGGTttcacgggttgtattttgtgagacagatctcttatttgggtcatccatgaaaaaatattactttttatgctatgagtattaatttttattgtgaatatagatAGGGTTGACGacacgtctcacatataaagaatcgtgagaccgtctcacaagagatttaTTCttgcaaaaataagaaaataataatatttttaaaattataattcaaaTAGTAATCTAAAAATTAGCGTaacaaaaaaaatgtaattaattaattaaattgatctCAATAATAGGTGTAGTGTGATATTGAGAACAATGTAAAATATAAATagattaaaaaattcaaatattgtaTAATGAATATTAGAAATTTGAAAATCAGAAGAAATAcggtaaaaaaatttaatatttttaatattcttaattgtttaaattaatttattatttatattcttaaaattattctataataaaaataaaaaataaaaaataaaaaaattataaaataagcAATTGGAGTAGCAGAATTAGAGCAGGTGAGGACAACATATGcctaaaattttatataatgaTAGAAATTTGTACAGAAACTATCCAAACGAATCGAATTGAGTTAAATAGtaataaaaatttaagatttcaatttgatttaatttaagtATATTCGAATTTGAttcgaaatttgatttttttttttttttttggttctgAGTTGGTGTCGAAATCTTGGAAGAATTAttgaattatatttatataatataattaccAATTACGTGGTTGATTTGAAGTTCTGATCTTACACTCCGCCATTCCCATTTTCATCAGTTTTTCTCCTGAAATCGGAAACATCACAATTCACTACTGTATATTAAGCAGTGCAATCATCTCCATTGATTTCGTTGATTTCCAGGAATCCAATCTTCAGTCATCGATTCGTTTCAGTTTAAATTTGCtggattttgttttgttttaatcCTTTTTgggtaaaatcaattttttgttCCGGTTGTTGCTGGATTTAAAGTTTGATGACATGATAAACGGAGATGGCGTTGAGGAGAAAGTATCCTCTGCGATCATCCGTCCGTTTGATACGCAGTTCGATCAAGAATCGGAAGGTGGAGACGAGTTGTCACACTATTCTTCTTGCGGGGAATCGGAGTTTGAGAAATACTGTAGTGCTTGTTCGGCAATGGGCACTCCTAGTTTTCGTAGTAGCTCATACCAGGGATCTGATTTTGGGTCTTTGAAAAGCTTCAAACTTGGAAGTGAAAGTACTAGTTTCAAGAACTTTGGGGATAATAAGATATTATCGAACTTTAGCGGTTGTACAAGCTCAGATAAGGAAACTCAGTCATCTTCGGATGGGAAGGGTAATGGGATGTCAAATGGGAGGATCGAAGGTTTTGTTATGCGTGGTATTGATGTTTTGGGAAATTATGATGTGGATGATAACTGGGGCAATGAAGGTGTAAATATGAATATAGGCGTGCGAAATTGCGAGGAGGGTACAGAAGTTCCAGGCTCGGCTCGGGATGTTGAAGGAGTTAAAGGTTGTTATAGGGGTACAAAGGAGAGGGATGACGAGGGAGGAGGTTTAGAAATTGTTGGAGGTAAGGGCAGGAAATTGTCAGATGAAGGTGAAGCTTTATCAAGCTACGATCATTCAGATGGGGACGATTCAATGTTTGGATGTGGTAGTGATGATGGTGGGGAGATTGATTCCTACTATGGGAATAACATGCTGTTTCATGTTGATGAAAGTGGGAAGAATGAAAATCAATTGGTTATGAATTCAAAAGTGGCATTTGGATCTAATGATTGGGAtgattttattcaagaaaatggAGGACATTTTGTCCCTTCTGTTGCTTGGAATGAATTTCGGGTATGTACTCAAGGTGCTGTTGACTCTTTGAATTTGTTTGCTACTGATTCTGTTGAATTTCCACTGCCACAAGCTGAGGCTAGAAGTACCTCTGTAGCTTGTGATAAAGTTCAACCTGCATGTAAACCAGCAGAGATCAGGGTAAGTTCTTTATCCACAAACTCAATTAATCATGGGATTCTTGATGGACGGGTGGCAGATGTAAAAGAAGTCCTTGTGTCAAGAAATCAAGTCAGTGATATGGATGAATTGACGGAGTATCTCAAAAGAAATTCTAATTGTGATGCATTTGAACCAAATAAGGATGCATTAGCTAAAAAAGGCCTGGCAAAGGAGGACTTGAAAATTCACCTAGCTAAATCCGAAATGAAACATCAATATAAAAACGCAGCTATCAGTTCAGATGTTTCAGTAGATGGGAAGGTAGCGAAAACAAACACTAAGTTGAATCCCCCCTCCGAGTCTGAGTTCAATCTTCTTACGGTGAAAGATAAGGATAGAGGGTTCAGATTATTTGAAGATGGAAATTCATTTGCTACATCATCATTTACTGACATGAATATGAGTGATATCGCAGAGAAGAAATCTTCCTTTTCATTTGGCAAAGTTGAAGATCATTTTGAGCCAGTTAAAGTAAATTGTTTTCCACTCTAATTTTGTAgctagaaaattttatttttttgtctcCATTTTCTCTTATATTTTGGTAGAGATTGCTGGTATCAGTTGCATTGTTCGAAAATTATCCTAGTATTATGTTGCAGAAGCTTAATACCAATCATGTGATTATGCATAGCACACGTTTCTATTTTGGGGAAGCATTACATAAACTGGATCTAGATAtggaaatattgttatcatGGAGATAgcaaaggatcaaagaaattaTTGAAGTTGACGAAGACAGTTACTTGTAAGTAGTGACTTAATATTGTCAACAAATGTAGAATTCATTAATTACGTCTCAAAGGACAATAGGAAGTTGAGTGCGTGAAAGTAATGAAAGATATTATATTAGAACATACACgtagttttaaaataaaaatgtaaaagATAGTTTCTATTCACAAATTATTCTTTCTATCAAGTCATAATGCCATATTGTAATTTGTATTTGCAATCCCTGTTGCTTTGTGCATCTGGAATTGTATTGAGTGCTAGTTGACCAAAATTCAGTACATAagcttttttttttgtatgtgtTTCTTTTCTTTAGGAGGAGTTTAATACTTGAAGTGTGCATGTCCCATCTTCTGCCAATAGATTCTTGCACGTTTAGGAAGTTTGATTTGCTTCTTGTGATGCATAAACTTTCATGAGGCTGCATATCTATCTGGATCATCGACATGAGTAGTTGAGTATGGATACTCAGTTGTTGCATTTCTTGTTTCATCCATGAAAACAGATGAGTACCAATTAGTCAAATCATATAATTTACTCATTTTCCCAGATAAGTCAAAACCTGTCTTTTTTATGGCTCAAAATATAATATACAATGGTTATTGCTTGTTGTTTACAATCCTTTTAGATATTATTTGATCTTCCGAAGTCATCTTACTAGTGatctttgttttatttttattcaaatattattattaggTGTCATATATTACAAGCAGACGACATTCTTTTCTCCATCTTTAAATAAGTTTGTATTGAATGGCACTGGAACCGCATGGAGGAATTCTCCTGTTGTTGCTTTAAAAAATGCATGCccttttagtatttttatgatatattttcctGGTGTTCTTTGTTATGTATTTTAACAGTCCGCCCTTTGATGTCTAGCAGATGAGAGATTTCGAGTTGAAAGATTTCTATGATGAGATTGTTAATGACATGGAGGATATACTGCTTGCCTCAGGTGATGCTCCGGTAGCTAGATACTCCCAAGGTTCTAGGATGTATGAAGCCCATTTTTCTCAGCCATCTAGAGATGGTGGCTCTAGTGCTTCTACATCTGGCACGGATTATGCTACTAATTGGATCCAGCAGCCTCTTAGAATTGATAATGTTGAGGTAGTGGGTGCAAGACAAATTGAAGGGGATGTTTCAATGAGCGAGCGACTAGTTGGAGTGAAAAAATACACTGTCTATAAAATAAGAGTGTGGAGTGGGGAAGAATGTTGGGAGGTTGAACGCCGATACCGTGAGTTTAGTACTCTTTATCAGCGATTGAAGAAGCAATTTGCAGTTCAGGGCTGGACTCTTCCTTCACCTTGGTCTCATGTTGATAGGGAATGCAGAAAGCTTTTTGGTAATGCTTCTCCTGATGTTATTGCAGACAGAAGTGTTCTTATCCAAGAGTGTTTACAATCTGTTATAGCGTCCAAATTTACTTCTAGCTCTCTCAATACTCTACTTTTTTTCCTCTCTAAGACAGAAGTGGTTCCCGATTCTCCTGCAAATAATACAAATATACCTCGGACACCATTTCCCAACAGAGTCGCACACGTGGAGAACCTTACCACCTTGGGAAAGACCATTTCACTTAATGTTCAAATCCGTCCttttaaatcaatgaaacaAATGTTAGATGCACAGCATTATAGATGTTCAGGTTGCCACAGAAATTTTGATGATGGAAGAACAAGGGTGCAGGAATATTTTCAAGTGCTGGGGTGGGGAAAGCCCCGTCTTTGTGAATACAGCAGCCAATTATTTTGCTCTTCGTGTCATAACAATGATACTGCTATCTTGCCAGCTAGAGTTCTGCATTATTGGGATTTTACTAGGTACCCGGTATCTCAGATGGCCAAGTCTTATTTGGATTCAATTTATGACCAGGTAATCAAGAACTTGTATTGTACGGGAGTTTTTTGGATATTGAATTCCTTTTTCACGAATAACCTTATCAAAACTTATACAAGTACGAAAATAtcttatgttttgaattttctcGGGTAGGTAGAGTCCTTGCTTAGCCCTTATCTAGCAACCCCTCTTTCCCTAAATCCTCCTCACTGTACTTTCTTACTGGACAACTGGTCCATATATACGTACAAGATTTGTGACATTAAAGTTGTTCTCAAGATCTACTTACCTTTGTCTGCCTGCAAAGCTATGTTCTGGTCTAAGCCTTTGGAAGTTAGGAATTTTTATAAGCATAATTCGCAGTATACATCTAAAGTATTTCGTTAGAATGTTATTCTGATTGTGTCTTTTCTTGCAGCCAATGCTTTGTGTCAGTGCAGTTAATCCATTGCTATTTTCAAAAGTTCCAGCATTACAGCATGTTGCAAATATAAGACACAGGATAGCAGCGATGCTGCCTCATGTTCGTTGCCCATTTCGCCGATCTATAGACAAAGGCCTCGGATCTCGGAGATATATTCTTGACAGCAATGATTTTTTCGCTCTAAGAGACCTAATTGATCTCTCCAAGGGGATTTTTTCAGGTAAGCTATTGCATCTGTATTTAATAATATAGGAAGGCATTCTTTACCTTTTTGTTTCTTAATtactgcaaaaaaaaaatttacttgacATCTTGACTGCATATGCTTACGATCTTTCTACATTTTTTTTACCTTTTACAAATGTGTGTGGCTAACTCTAAAGAAATGGAAGCTCTATCCTATTTGAGAGTCTTATATTTTTATCTCTAATGATGCTCAATAAAAACACATGGAACCTCTATCCCTTTCTTTGAATAGGGTATCcttaaaatttggatgattgtCTGTCATAACCCCCGAAGCACTTTTTTTGTATTTGTTTCTGTAaagtaattttatattattttgtttgtcTTTTCATATCTAAGAAATACCTGCATTTGATTACAGTTCAATGGTTTCTTATTTCAGCTTTACCAGTCATGGTAGAAACGGTGTCTAGAAAAGTTCACGAACATATCGTCGAGCAGTGCCTTGTGTGCTATGATGTGGGTGTTCCCTGCAATGCTCGGCAAGCCTGTAACAATCCTATGTCTCTAATTTTTCCTTTCCAGGTAAGTATTCATTCAGTTTTGGTGTATTTTAATACAATACCTATTTGTAGCCAAGTCCAAATGACTAATAATTTTTGCAAAAGCCTAGATTGTTATTAGTTTCTTGGATAATGATCTTATCGTATTCAGAAATACCTTTTCTGATTGATTCAATTGAATTTAACAGGAAGAAGAAATCGAAAAGTGTAGATCATGTGAATCAGTTTTCCACAAGAATTGCTTCAAAACAATAGTAAGTTGTCCATGTGGTGCTCATTTTAAGCTGGAGGCTCTGAAGCAAAGTGCTGGAGAAGGAATCCATGTTGTGAAAAGCGACTTAAATTTAATAGGACGAACAACTGAATCTGGTAATGGATTTATATCAAGCTTGTTTTCCAAATGGACTCCAAAAATATCTCAGAATCTTGGAAAAAATGAGCCTAAAGATGCTGACAACGTAATCTTGATGGGCTCGTTGACAAATAGCTCCCTCTGAACATCTTTACCTACAGATCTTTATGTTGGTTCTTGATCAAATAGTTGCAATTGCCATTGTTATTGTGCTGGAACTTTGTCAAGGTAAGTAAATTATGTCTCCCTTTTCTTGAATCTTCTACCCAAGTGTGTTCTTATTTCTTAGCAACATGGTTTCTGATTATTACCATGTTTATTATAGCTTTAGATAAATGGTTATTCATGTTTGTTTTTGTCATTCTGGGTAATCAGTCCTTTCCATGAATGATTTTTGAAttgtgaagaaatttttttGGATAAAAGAATTGTACATGTATTTGTTTGTCTGATGAACTGATATATATTCTGCACATGAAAAGGTAAGCGAAAGATTGGGGCGGggggaaaaaaagaaaaggagaaAGTTCAAAACAATAATAATGTCTTACTCAAAAAGCTATGTTTCAAGAACTTAAATAAACCAAGTCCCAGAATTTCTGTACTTTAGTTTGATAAAAGACTGAAGAAAAGGGACCAAATTCATTAGCAGAAAGACTTCAGCATTAAGATTAGGTGATGATTTTCTCCTTTGCTGAAATGAACTGAGGAAGTgtgacaaatgtggtcctattTTTGGTAGCTGTGTCCATACATCTGGATGTATGAAGCGTTTTGATGAGATGTTAGCAGTAAAGATAATATCTTCACGTTATCAAAATTCCAAAATCCATCATTCATTACAATCGAAATcgaataaatttaatataacaATATAATGATAGATCAAATTAATTCACATAACAAagattattgtatatatatggATAACATAACCATTTATTCGTCGTTCTATATATAAACACGTATTCGTATTTTTATGACTTTATTGAGTAACACAGGCATTTGCCGTAGAAGAAATGGAGGAACTTGGGTTTTTCTGTGCATCGTCCTAATTTGGGAATGGAACTAAAGCTAGTCATAAAGCAATGCGCTCTACATTTGATTTCAGTGAAGAACCAATTGCAACTTTTCCCCGTATCAATTCCTAAGCCATATGGAAACAAAAAAAAGAAACTTTGAGTTAGTATCATAGGAGAATCAACAATATCTGTTTACACCCCATGGTAGTAAATTGATTGTTTTACTCTCTTTTTTTCATGCAGAGTATCAATGTGGTATTAAGTAcgggagtaggtctcttgtgagacggtcttaacaaatctttatctgtgagacaggtcaaccctatcgatattcacaataaaaagcaatgcttttagcatgaaaaatagtattttttcatggatgatcccaaataaaatatatgtctcacaaaatacgatccgtgagatcgtctcacacaaatttttccATAAGTACGGTTAACGTGACATCAAAACATGGCTGATATATTATTGGATATTATTAATCGGGGTGTCATCTCAACATTCAGGTGAAAaactaaatatatttaataaaaaaaattagaagtggAATGTAAAAATATATCTAGTTGTATGCCtagatattattttttgaaataatttattactatattttttaagtattcACAAAATGTAATATTAGGCACAATAAAAACGAAATGCATATGAGTTTGACTCTACCTCAACAGAAGATCTTATAATTTCAAATTCCAatcaatatttattatttttctaacAAAAAAAACATGATGGAAAACGACATATTGTTAgcgcattttaattatttatattcacGCCATAAAAATTTACGtatcttaaaaaaattaatagaaaTGGGACCgggtatatttttaaaaaaagtatacACAACCTAATAAAATTGGGTTATGATCTTTTATTTTGAACACAAAACTCCCGTGAAATTTATTTTGAACACAAAACTCCTGTGAAATCGTCTCATTGTCTCACAAATAGGGATGACAATGGGGCAGGACAGGGGGTGGATTTGTCATCTCAGTCCCCGAATTCTCTCCATGCATCGATCCCTACTTTTTCGGGTTCAGGATTCTCCAAACCCTAATCCGCGGGGTTCCATCTCCGACCACATATccgttttaaaaatattaatgagACGGAGGTTATTAgtatctattattattaatgGTAATATTTATATCGATATtactaatattaatattttccaaaaataatattattaagattaatattattattattattattttcgagTCGGGTTCGGAGTACCCGCCTCGAACCCGAAAAATTGGGGATTTCCATCCGTTCACTCACAAGTAAATTTCGTGAGATAAATTTTCAAATCAACCTCACCTAATTCATGAAgaagatttatttttttatttaaaaagcaTCACTTTTCATTAAAGGTACAATTGAGTCGATCTCACGAATATAGATTCATGAGATCGTATAACAAGAAACTTACTCTTGATTGAAATTATATGGCTACGATAACCATATAATTAATCAtctattttatcattatattgGGTAAAAATATGCTTTACAAAAGAAACATTAATTTGAACACAAATAAATTGgaacaaatatttgaattttgacTCACCTACATTTGGATCAGCCTTGGTAATTGGTTTTATGTCAAAAGCCGAGGCAGTACGGAGTAATGGTAAGATCAGAAGAAGAGGGAATATTAATTTGAGGAAACCCATTATTCTTATTAACGGAGATgctttatttcttttttataaACAAACATATTAAATAGAATATTCATAGATCCAATAAATGAACAATTAAtgatcaataaataaaaaatctggcCATTAAGGTTTAATAACGCCAT
This window of the Primulina tabacum isolate GXHZ01 chromosome 12, ASM2559414v2, whole genome shotgun sequence genome carries:
- the LOC142520138 gene encoding uncharacterized protein LOC142520138 isoform X2, with product MINGDGVEEKVSSAIIRPFDTQFDQESEGGDELSHYSSCGESEFEKYCSACSAMGTPSFRSSSYQGSDFGSLKSFKLGSESTSFKNFGDNKILSNFSGCTSSDKETQSSSDGKGNGMSNGRIEGFVMRGIDVLGNYDVDDNWGNEGVNMNIGVRNCEEGTEVPGSARDVEGVKGCYRGTKERDDEGGGLEIVGGKGRKLSDEGEALSSYDHSDGDDSMFGCGSDDGGEIDSYYGNNMLFHVDESGKNENQLVMNSKVAFGSNDWDDFIQENGGHFVPSVAWNEFRVCTQGAVDSLNLFATDSVEFPLPQAEARSTSVACDKVQPACKPAEIRVSSLSTNSINHGILDGRVADVKEVLVSRNQVSDMDELTEYLKRNSNCDAFEPNKDALAKKGLAKEDLKIHLAKSEMKHQYKNAAISSDVSVDGKVAKTNTKLNPPSESEFNLLTVKDKDRGFRLFEDGNSFATSSFTDMNMSDIAEKKSSFSFGKVEDHFEPVKMRDFELKDFYDEIVNDMEDILLASGDAPVARYSQGSRMYEAHFSQPSRDGGSSASTSGTDYATNWIQQPLRIDNVEVVGARQIEGDVSMSERLVGVKKYTVYKIRVWSGEECWEVERRYREFSTLYQRLKKQFAVQGWTLPSPWSHVDRECRKLFGNASPDVIADRSVLIQECLQSVIASKFTSSSLNTLLFFLSKTEVVPDSPANNTNIPRTPFPNRVAHVENLTTLGKTISLNVQIRPFKSMKQMLDAQHYRCSGCHRNFDDGRTRVQEYFQVLGWGKPRLCEYSSQLFCSSCHNNDTAILPARVLHYWDFTRYPVSQMAKSYLDSIYDQPMLCVSAVNPLLFSKVPALQHVANIRHRIAAMLPHVRCPFRRSIDKGLGSRRYILDSNDFFALRDLIDLSKGIFSALPVMVETVSRKVHEHIVEQCLVCYDVGVPCNARQACNNPMSLIFPFQEEEIEKCRSCESVFHKNCFKTIVSCPCGAHFKLEALKQSAGEGIHVVKSDLNLIGRTTESGNGFISSLFSKWTPKISQNLGKNEPKDADNVILMGSLTNSSL
- the LOC142520138 gene encoding uncharacterized protein LOC142520138 isoform X1: MINGDGVEEKVSSAIIRPFDTQFDQESEGGDELSHYSSCGESEFEKYCSACSAMGTPSFRSSSYQGSDFGSLKSFKLGSESTSFKNFGDNKILSNFSGCTSSDKETQSSSDGKGNGMSNGRIEGFVMRGIDVLGNYDVDDNWGNEGVNMNIGVRNCEEGTEVPGSARDVEGVKGCYRGTKERDDEGGGLEIVGGKGRKLSDEGEALSSYDHSDGDDSMFGCGSDDGGEIDSYYGNNMLFHVDESGKNENQLVMNSKVAFGSNDWDDFIQENGGHFVPSVAWNEFRVCTQGAVDSLNLFATDSVEFPLPQAEARSTSVACDKVQPACKPAEIRVSSLSTNSINHGILDGRVADVKEVLVSRNQVSDMDELTEYLKRNSNCDAFEPNKDALAKKGLAKEDLKIHLAKSEMKHQYKNAAISSDVSVDGKVAKTNTKLNPPSESEFNLLTVKDKDRGFRLFEDGNSFATSSFTDMNMSDIAEKKSSFSFGKVEDHFEPVKQMRDFELKDFYDEIVNDMEDILLASGDAPVARYSQGSRMYEAHFSQPSRDGGSSASTSGTDYATNWIQQPLRIDNVEVVGARQIEGDVSMSERLVGVKKYTVYKIRVWSGEECWEVERRYREFSTLYQRLKKQFAVQGWTLPSPWSHVDRECRKLFGNASPDVIADRSVLIQECLQSVIASKFTSSSLNTLLFFLSKTEVVPDSPANNTNIPRTPFPNRVAHVENLTTLGKTISLNVQIRPFKSMKQMLDAQHYRCSGCHRNFDDGRTRVQEYFQVLGWGKPRLCEYSSQLFCSSCHNNDTAILPARVLHYWDFTRYPVSQMAKSYLDSIYDQPMLCVSAVNPLLFSKVPALQHVANIRHRIAAMLPHVRCPFRRSIDKGLGSRRYILDSNDFFALRDLIDLSKGIFSALPVMVETVSRKVHEHIVEQCLVCYDVGVPCNARQACNNPMSLIFPFQEEEIEKCRSCESVFHKNCFKTIVSCPCGAHFKLEALKQSAGEGIHVVKSDLNLIGRTTESGNGFISSLFSKWTPKISQNLGKNEPKDADNVILMGSLTNSSL